The DNA segment acaaagttttcagtgttttattgttacattaagATTTGTGTTTATTatcatataaaatattatataacataataaatataaaacctaCCTAAAGCCAGAATCAAGAACAATGGTACTTCTTAAAGAAGACACGGATTCAGAACAGGACGATCCACAATAGATAGTATTTTCTGCTTATCCCAAATACTCGAGAAAAGAATACTGAGATCTCGAAAAGTGCATTTACTTTTAGTAGAGTTaacaaaagcatatgacaccGTGCCTGCTGTAAAATTATGGGAAGTATTGGAGAAAACCAGTATTATCGTTCCACTAATCGACGCTGGTCAAGATCTATATAACAACACAATATCAACTGGAAAAAGAAGTGTAAAGGAATGGGGCGGTCTCTTGGGGATGAAACGTTATACACGTTGCACTATGCAGATGACCAGATAGTTATTTCCCAAGACAAGGAAAATCTGAAGTATATGGCTAGAAAACTTATGGAAGAGTACAAAAAATGGGGCCTCgaagtaaatttacaaaaaacgcaATATCTTTGTATAGGAGGAGAAAATACTGCAGATGACCTAGAAGAcgaaaaaattaagaaatgcgATCAATCTATATATTTGGGGGTAAAACTAACAAAGACAGGAAGAACCAATAAAGCCATAAAAGACAGAATAAC comes from the Diabrotica undecimpunctata isolate CICGRU unplaced genomic scaffold, icDiaUnde3 ctg00001374.1, whole genome shotgun sequence genome and includes:
- the LOC140431577 gene encoding uncharacterized protein: MGRSLGDETLYTLHYADDQIVISQDKENLKYMARKLMEEYKKWGLEVNLQKTQYLCIGGENTADDLEDEKIKKCDQSIYLGVKLTKTGRTNKAIKDRITKGKRVIGALNSVLWQKNIRPETKKRIYNTIFKPVIVYGSEV